In the Theobroma cacao cultivar B97-61/B2 chromosome 1, Criollo_cocoa_genome_V2, whole genome shotgun sequence genome, one interval contains:
- the LOC18611879 gene encoding uncharacterized protein LOC18611879 encodes MSAFKAPIFHLLSSSNPNTETLKNPLLNPETTTRRFLLFSLPLSTVSTLFILPSSTPGTRGCSSKLEPSYMSALAASFNPVSQAERDASAVITRRVSEGVELLERGKELQAQGDFPKALQIFTTVVENYKDFAFSDYARVGRALALYEVGDREEAIAEMEDVSISLKGYPEVHAALAAALYVDKHAPLLAENQFAIATLLDPHFTDISYVVETKHWPPSLVSSLQHFITLS; translated from the exons ATGAGTGCATTCAAAGCACCAATTTTCCATCTCCTCTCCTCATCAAATCCCAACACTGAAACCCTCAAAAACCCTTTGTTAAACCCTGAAACCACCACCAGGCGCTTCCTTCTCTTCTCACTCCCTCTTTCCACTGTTTCCACTCTTTTCATCCTTCCAAGCAGTACTCCTGGCACTAGAGGTTGCAGTAGTAAGCTTGAGCCCAGCTACATGAGTGCTTTAGCTGCGAGTTTTAACCCGGTGAGCCAGGCTGAGAGAGACGCCAGCGCCGTCATTACCCGGAGAGTATCTGAAGGTGTAGAGTTGTTGGAGAGAGGGAAGGAGTTGCAGGCTCAGGGTGACTTCCCCAAAGctcttcaaatctttaccACG GTGGttgaaaattataaagattttGCATTCTCAGACTATGCAAGAGTTGGTAGGGCATTGGCCTTATATGAGGTTGGGGACAGAGAGGAAGCCATTGCAGAGATGGAGGATGTTTCAATATCTTTAAAGGGATATCCAG AAGTACATGCAGCTCTTGCAGCAGCCTTATACGTGGACAAACATGCACCACTGCTAGCGGAAAATCAGTTTGCGATTGCAACTCTGCTTGATCCTCACTTTACAGATATCTCATACGTTGTAGAAACAAAGCATTGGCCTCCAAGTTTGGTTAGTTCTTTGCAACACTTCATCACACTTTCGTAG